From Salvia splendens isolate huo1 chromosome 3, SspV2, whole genome shotgun sequence, a single genomic window includes:
- the LOC121793887 gene encoding uncharacterized protein LOC121793887 yields MPLHLIHTITITITITLVFFIISIASAAGGGTRTSAVGDGGMQRDGLRVAFEAWNFCNEVGAEAPGMGSPRAADCFHLTQGSGSIIHEVSEADNRLGVGTPFPGLSHKALNNPDLYAAEKELYLGSLCQVSDTPMPWQFWMVMLKNGNYDTRSGLCPENGKKAPPFHPGRFPCFGKGCMNQPSLYHQPTRLYNDGTLMRGGFNGSYDTSTGKHYSYYQVMWEKKVGSGSWVFKHKLMTSKKYPWLMLYLRADATKGYSGGYHYDTRGMLKILPESPSFKVKLSLDIKKGGGPKSQFYLMDIGSCWKNNGAPCDGNVRTDVTRYSEMIINPATQAWCSPTNIANCPPYHITPDDTKILRNDTDNFPYGAYHYYCVPGNAKHAEKPYSTCDPYSNPQAQELVQLLPHPIWEEYGYPTKQGQGWVGDGRTWELDVGGLSSRLYFYQDPDTAPARRIWTSLDVGTEIFVSDQDEVAEWSLSDFDVILT; encoded by the exons ATGCCGCTGCATTTAATCcacaccatcaccatcaccatcaccatcacacTAGTATTTTTCATTATCAGCATTGCATCAGCTGCCGGTGGCGGTACCCGTACTTCGGCGGTGGGAGATGGTGGAATGCAGAGAGACGGGCTGCGGGTGGCGTTTGAGGCTTGGAACTTCTGCAATGAGGTTGGCGCCGAAGCCCCCGGCATGGGAAGCCCCCGAGCCGCCGACTGCTTCCATCTCACTCAAGGCAGCGGCTCCATAATCCACGAGGTGTCCGAAGCTGACAACAGGCTAGGAGTTGGAACTCCATTCCCGGGTCTGAGCCACAAGGCTCTCAACAACCCGGACCTCTACGCGGCCGAGAAAGAGCTCTATCTCGGCTCCTTATGCCAAGTCTCCGACACCCCCATGCCCTGGCAGTTTTGGATGGTAATGCTCAAGAATGGCAACTACGACACCAGATCAGGCCTGTGCCCCGAGAACGGGAAAAAGGCGCCGCCATTTCACCCCGGGAGATTCCCGTGTTTCGGGAAGGGCTGTATGAATCAGCCGAGCTTGTACCACCAGCCTACGAGGTTGTACAACGACGGCACCTTGATGAGGGGCGGCTTCAACGGCAGTTATGACACTTCCACCGGCAAACATTATTCCTATTACCAAGTTATGTGGGAGAAGAAAGTTGGGAGTGGGAGTTGGGTTTTCAAACATAAGCTCATGACTTCTAAAAAGTATCCATGGCTTATGCTTTACTTGAGAGCTGACGCAACTAAAGGTTATTCTGGGGGCTACCACTACGACACTCGAGGAATGCtcaaaatt CTGCCGGAGTCTCCCAGTTTCAAGGTGAAGCTGAGTTTGGACATCAAGAAAGGGGGAGGTCCGAAGAGCCAGTTCTACTTGATGGACATAGGGAGCTGCTGGAAAAACAACGGCGCTCCCTGCGACGGCAATGTGCGGACCGACGTCACTCGATACTCGGAGATGATCATCAACCCAGCAACTCAGGCGTGGTGCAGCCCCACCAATATCGCCAACTGCCCCCCCTACCACATCACTCCGGATGACACCAAGATACTCAGAAACGACACGGACAACTTCCCTTACGGAGCCTATCACTACTACTGCGTCCCGGGTAATGCAAAGCATGCCGAGAAGCCATACAGCACATGTGACCCCTATAGTAATCCGCAGGCACAGGAGCTGGTGCAGTTGCTTCCTCATCCTATCTGGGAGGAGTACGGCTACCCTACCAAGCAGGGTCAAGGGTGGGTGGGAGACGGGCGTACCTGGGAGCTCGACGTTGGTGGCCTTTCCAGCAGGCTTTACTTCTATCAGGATCCAGATACTGCTCCTGCAAGAAGAATATGGACCTCTCTTGATGTGGGGACAGAGATTTTTGTTAGTGATCAAGATGAAGTAGCTGAATGGTCTCTCAGTGACTTTGATGTTATTCTAACTTGA
- the LOC121794474 gene encoding ABC transporter B family member 21-like: protein MEREEAVEKEGRTVPFHRLFAFADPVDQVLMIVGSVGAVGNGVCMPLMTILFGDLIDSFGQNQNNDVVSVVSKVALKFVYLAMGCGVAAFLQVACWMITGERQAARIRSLYLSTILRQDVAFFDKESNTGEVVGRMSGDTVLIQDAMGEKVGKFIQLVSTFLGGFVIAFIKGWLLTLVMLSSIPLMVISGGVMSLLLSKMASRGQEAYAKAATLVEQTIGSIRTVASFTGEKQAVADYDKSLVKAYKSGVHEGLANGLGLGSVMFIVFCSYALAIWFGGKMILEKGYSGGEVINVIIAVLTGSMSLGQASPCMSAFAAGRAAAYKMFETIKRKPEIDAYDTSGEMPDDIRGNIEFRDVHFSYPARPNEQIFRGLNLSISSGLTVALVGQSGSGKSTVISLIERFYDPQHGEVLIDGINLKQLQLKWIRSKIGLVSQEPVLFTASIKDNIAYGKDGATVEEIRAAAEQANAAKFIDKLPQGLDTMVGEHGTQLSGGQKQRVAIARAILKDPRILLLDEATSALDAESERVVQEALDRIMVNRTTVVVAHRLSTIRNANMIVVIHQGKVVEKGTHSELLEDPEGAYSQLIRLQEVNRDTSEHVKGKERSETSVDLERSQSSRRMSLTRSMSRGSSSSRHHSLPFTIGLPATTLNVSESVLEKSDHESSEKPPKVPLRRLANLNKPEIPVLIAGAVFAIINGSILPIFGILISSVIKSFFESPSELRKDTKFWAIIFMVLGVVSLIAYPARTYLFGVAGNKLIRRIRLMCFEKVVNMEVGWFDEGEHSSGIIGARLSADAATVRALVGDALAQMVQDLSSLVAGLAIAFQASWQLALIILVMLPLIGANGYVQIKFMKGFSADAKAMYEEASQVANDAVGSIRTVASFCAEEKVMEMYRKKCEGPMSSGIKQGLISGVCFGISFALLFLVYATSFYAGARLVEDGKITFSDVFRVFFALTMAALAISQSSSFAPDSSKAKVAAASIFTILDRESKIDPSAESGIKLDSVKGEIELKHVSFKYPTRPDVQIFRDLSLTIHGQKTVALVGESGSGKSTVISLLQRFYDPDSGRITLDGVEIQKFQLKWLRQQMGLVSQEPVLFNDTIRANIAYGKEGEATEAEIIAAAEQANAHKFISGLQQGYDTVVGERGVQLSGGQKQRVAIARAIVKSPKILLLDEATSALDAESERVVQDALDQAMVNRTTVIVAHRLSTIKTADLIAVVNNGVIVEKGKHQSLINIKDGFYASLVALHITPAKQ from the exons ATGGAAAGGGAAGAGGCGGTGGAAAAGGAAGGCAGAACGGTGCCGTTTCACCGGCTGTTCGCCTTTGCTGATCCTGTGGATCAAGTGTTGATGATAGTTGGTTCAGTGGGTGCCGTTGGGAATGGAGTGTGTATGCCTCTTATGACAATCCTTTTCGGGGATCTCATCGATTCTTTCGGCCAAAACCAAAACAACGATGTTGTTTCCGTTGTCTCAAAG GTTGCACTAAAGTTTGTGTATTTGGCTATGGGATGTGGCGTGGCAGCATTTCTTC AGGTGGCTTGTTGGATGATTACCGGAGAAAGGCAGGCTGCAAGAATTAGGAGTCTATATTTGTCAACAATTTTGAGGCAAGATGTTGCTTTCTTTGATAAAGAAAGCAATACAGGAGAAGTGGTTGGAAGAATGTCTGGTGACACTGTGCTTATTCAAGACGCCATGGGTGAGAAG GTTGGCAAGTTCATTCAACTAGTATCAACATTTTTGGGAGGCTTTGTGATCGCTTTTATTAAAGGATGGCTGCTCACGCTCGTCATGCTATCATCCATTCCTCTAATGGTGATATCAGGAGGTGTCATGTCGCTACTCCTGTCGAAGATGGCGTCTCGTGGCCAAGAAGCGTATGCTAAGGCTGCAACTCTAGTTGAACAGACGATTGGCTCGATCAGAACG GTTGCGTCGTTTACTGGGGAGAAGCAAGCTGTGGCTGACTATGACAAGTCCCTCGTCAAGGCCTACAAATCAGGGGTGCACGAAGGGTTGGCGAATGGGCTGGGGCTCGGATCAGTCATGTTCATTGTATTCTGCAGTTATGCTCTGGCTATCTGGTTTGGAGGCAAGATGATCTTGGAGAAGGGATACTCTGGGGGCGAGGTGATCAACGTGATCATCGCCGTGCTTACTGGTTCAAT GTCTCTTGGACAAGCATCTCCTTGCATGTCAGCATTTGCTGCGGGACGAGCAGCAGCGTACAAGATGTTTGAGACGATAAAGAGGAAGCCCGAGATAGATGCATACGACACAAGTGGGGAGATGCCAGACGACATTCGTGGGAATATAGAGTTTAGAGACGTCCATTTCAGCTATCCAGCTAGGCCTAATGAGCAGATATTCAGAGGCTTAAATCTGTCGATTTCGAGTGGTCTGACAGTGGCTCTGGTTGGGCAGAGTGGAAGTGGGAAATCAACTGTGATAAGTTTGATAGAGAGGTTCTATGACCCTCAGCATGGTGAAGTTTTGATTGATGGCATCAATCTGAAGCAACTCCAGCTTAAGTGGATTAGGTCCAAAATAGGGCTTGTAAGTCAAGAGCCTGTGCTTTTCACAGCTAGTATTAAAGATAATATTGCATATGGAAAGGATGGTGCAACAGTTGAGGAAATCAGGGCAGCAGCAGAACAAGCCAATGCTGCTAAATTCATAGATAAATTGCCCCAG GGACTTGATACCATGGTAGGTGAACACGGAACTCAGCTTTCGGGGGGACAGAAACAACGAGTAGCCATAGCTAGAGCGATCTTGAAGGATCCGAGGATTCTATTGTTGGATGAGGCTACAAGTGCACTAGATGCAGAATCAGAAAGAGTAGTGCAGGaggcattagaccgaataatggTGAACAGAACAACAGTAGTTGTTGCACATCGGTTGAGCACAATTAGGAATGCCAATATGATCGTTGTCATTCACCAAGGCAAGGTGGTTGAAAAAG GGACACATTCTGAACTACTGGAAGATCCTGAGGGTGCGTATTCTCAGCTCATACGCTTGCAGGAAGTAAACAGAGACACATCAGAGCATGTCAAAGGCAAAGAAAGATCAGAAACAAGCGTGGATTTGGAGAGATCACAGTCAAGTCGAAGGATGTCACTCACACGTTCCATGAGTCGAGGCTCATCTAGCAGCCGTCACCACTCACTGCCATTCACAATTGGCCTACCTGCAACAACACTGAACGTCTCCGAATCTGTACTAGAGAAATCAGATCATGAATCATCAGAAAAGCCTCCAAAGGTCCCTCTCCGCCGCCTAGCCAATCTCAACAAGCCAGAAATACCAGTGCTCATAGCAGGAGCCGTCTTCGCCATAATAAATGGTTCTATATTGCCAATCTTCGGCATACTAATATCTAGCGTGATCAAATCCTTCTTCGAGTCCCCAAGTGAGCTGCGCAAAGACACAAAGTTTTGGGCCATCATATTCATGGTGCTCGGGGTGGTGTCTCTGATCGCATATCCAGCAAGGACATATCTCTTTGGCGTGGCGGGAAACAAGCTGATCAGAAGGATTAGGCTGATGTGCTTCGAGAAGGTTGTGAATATGGAGGTGGGGTGGTTTGATGAGGGAGAGCACTCAAGTGGGATCATCGGAGCGAGGCTGTCTGCTGATGCTGCTACCGTTAGAGCTCTGGTTGGCGACGCGCTTGCGCAGATGGTTCAAGATTTGTCATCATTGGTTGCTGGGTTAGCCATTGCTTTCCAAGCTAGCTGGCAATTGGCTCTGATCATCCTGGTGATGCTGCCTTTGATCGGAGCGAATGGGTATGTGCAGATCAAGTTCATGAAAGGATTCAGCGCAGATGCGAAGGCTATGTACGAGGAGGCGAGCCAAGTGGCGAATGACGCAGTGGGTAGTATAAGGACGGTTGCTTCCTTTTGTGCGGAGGAGAAGGTAATGGAAATGTATAGGAAGAAATGTGAAGGGCCTATGAGCAGTGGGATTAAGCAGGGGTTGATTAGTGGAGTATGTTTTGGGATATCCTTTGCCCTTCTCTTTCTGGTTTACGCTACCAGCTTTTATGCTGGAGCTCGACTCGTTGAAGATGGCAAAATCACTTTCTCTGATGTATTTCGG GTTTTCTTTGCACTAACCATGGCGGCACTAGCAATCTCTCAATCCAGCTCTTTCGCACCAGATTCAAGCAAAGCCAAGGTTGCAGCAGCTTCAATATTCACCATTCTCGACAGGGAATCGAAGATCGATCCTAGTGCTGAATCTGGAATCAAATTAGATAGCGTCAAGGGAGAGATCGAGCTCAAACACGTGAGCTTTAAGTACCCGACCCGCCCCGATGTACAGATCTTCAGAGACCTCTCCTTGACGATCCATGGCCAAAAG ACAGTAGCTCTGGTTGGAGAGAGCGGGAGCGGCAAATCAACGGTGATATCACTGTTACAGAGATTCTACGATCCTGATTCAGGGCGCATAACCCTAGACGGCGTCGAGATCCAAAAATTCCAACTGAAATGGCTGAGGCAGCAGATGGGGCTGGTGAGCCAAGAGCCGGTGCTCTTCAACGACACGATCCGAGCCAACATAGCCTACGGGAAGGAAGGGGAGGCGACGGAGGCAGAAATCATCGCGGCGGCGGAGCAGGCGAATGCGCACAAATTCATAAGCGGGCTGCAACAAGGGTACGACACGGTGGTGGGGGAGCGCGGGGTGCAGCTGTCAGGGGGGCAGAAGCAACGCGTGGCGATCGCGCGGGCAATCGTTAAGAGCCCGAAGATTCTGCTGCTGGATGAGGCGACGAGCGCACTAGACGCAGAGTCGGAGAGAGTGGTGCAGGACGCGCTCGATCAGGCGATGGTGAACCGGACGACGGTGATTGTGGCGCATCGGCTGTCCACGATCAAGACGGCAGATTTGATAGCGGTTGTCAACAACGGAGTGATTGTGGAGAAAGGGAAGCATCAGAGCTTGATTAACATCAAAGATGGATTTTACGCCTCATTAGTTGCGCTTCATATCACTCCTGCGAAACAGTAA